From a single Eleginops maclovinus isolate JMC-PN-2008 ecotype Puerto Natales chromosome 20, JC_Emac_rtc_rv5, whole genome shotgun sequence genomic region:
- the slc5a8l gene encoding sodium-coupled monocarboxylate transporter 1 — protein MAGTGGPVATFSVWDYVVFAGTILAAAGIGLFQAIRSRKETSSSEFLLGGRQMTAVPVAMSLTASFMSGITVIGTPAEAYRFGTAFWLFGFSYAIMSAITAEVFVPLFYRLGITSAYEYLELRFSRPIRLIGTSMYIVQTVLYTGMVIYAPALALNQITGLDLWGVLVATGAVCIVYCTLGGLKAVIWTDVMQMVIMLAGFVAVIARGAVLQGGLTNIWEDASKGGRLEAFDFDPNPLKRHTFWTIVIGGSVMWVSIYSINQSQVQRYISCKTLRHAKMSLYVNMVGLWLTVSLAVFSGLTMYSVYKNCDPLENSDIGTSDQMLPYLVMDILAAYPGIPGLFVAAAYSGTLSTVSSSINALVAVTMEDFILPVFKNLTEKHVSWMNMGLSVFFGAVCIGMAGVASAMGSILQAALSIFGMISGPLLGLYLLGMLFRTSNSIGGLVGMIIGLVLTLWVGVGGQIYPPTAERTNPLPVTTVGCNNTMSQNFTTQAPWTSPVTLTSQPDVRPPLADSWYSLSYLYFSLLGVLTTMVIGLLVSLATGGCKQEHKNPDLFVKASDLFCFSCCGKSEVSEVPEKSATDFNMGADNQTFTDVAMKSKDPEKATKL, from the exons ATGGCTGGTACAGGTGGTCCAGTGGCCACTTTCTCTGTGTGGGATTATGTGGTGTTTGCGGGAACTATTTTGGCTGCAGCCGGCATTGGCCTTTTCCAGGCCATCCGAAGCCGCAAGGAGACCAGCAGTTCTGAGTTCTTGCTCGGTGGACGACAAATGACAGCTGTGCCTGTTGCCATGTCGCTCACTGCCAGCTTTATGTCTGGCATCACGGTCATCGGCACACCGGCTGAAGCCTACCGCTTTGGAACTGCATTCTGGCTGTTCGGCTTCTCCTATGCCATCATGTCTGCCATCACCGCTGAGGTCTTTGTCCCACTTTTCTACAGACTGGGAATCACCAGTGCCTATGAG TACCTGGAGCTTCGTTTCAGCCGGCCCATTCGTTTGATTGGGACGTCAATGTACATTGTTCAGACG GTCCTGTACACCGGCATGGTCATCTACGCGCCAGCTCTCGCGTTGAATCAAA TCACAGGGCTTGATCTATGGGGAGTGCTGGTGGCCACAGGAGCAGTGTGCATCGTCTACTGCACTTTG GGCGGTCTGAAAGCAGTGATCTGGACGGACGTAATGCAGATGGTGATCATGCTGGCAGGTTTTGTGGCGGTTATAGCCCGAGGAGCCGTTCTGCAGGGAGGCTTGACGAATATTTGGGAAGATGCCAGCAAAGGAGGCCGACTAGAGGCGTTTGA CTTTGACCCCAACCCTCTGAAGCGACATACTTTCTGGACTATCGTCATCGGTGGCAGCGTCATGTGGGTGTCCATCTACTCGATCAACCAGTCCCAGGTGCAACGCTACATCTCCTGCAAAACCTTGAGACATGCCAAGAT GTCTTTGTATGTGAACATGGTTGGCCTGTGGCTAACTGTGAGTCTGGCTGTGTTTTCTGGCCTCACCATGTACTCAGTTTACAAGAACTGTGACCCACTTGAAAACAGTGATATAGGCACATCTGACCAG ATGCTGCCGTACCTTGTTATGGATATCCTGGCTGCCTACCCGGGAATTCCTGGATTGTTTGTGGCTGCTGCATACAGTGGTACCCTTAG cACGGTGTCTTCCAGCATTAATGCTCTTGTTGCTGTCACTATGGAAGACTTTATTCTTCCAGTGTTCAAAAACCTCACAGAGAAGCACGTTTCCTGGATGAACATGGGTCTCA GTGTTTTCTTTGGTGCCGTGTGTATTGGGATGGCTGGAGTTGCATCAGCCATGGGAAGCATTTTGCAG GCAGCTCTGTCCATATTTGGCATGATCAGCGGGCCTCTTCTTGGTCTTTACCTATTAGGCATGCTATTCCGCACATCAAATTCAATA GGAGGGCTCGTGGGAATGATCATTGGTCTGGTGTTGACTCTGTGGGTGGGGGTTGGAGGCCAGATTTACCCCCCGACAGCTGAAAGGACAAACCCTCTCCCAGTCACCACTGTGGGCTGCAACAACACAATGAGTCAAAACTTCACAACCCAAGCTCCGTGGACCAGTCCCGTGACTCTGACCTCACAGCCCGA TGTGAGGCCGCCTCTGGCAGACTCCTGGTACTCCCTGTCCTACCTCTACTTCTCTCTTCTGGGTGTGCTTACCACAATGGTGATTGGCCTGCTGGTGAGCTTGGCCACAG GTGGCTGTAAGCAAGAACACAAGAACCCTGATCTGTTTGTGAAGGCAAGCGACCTGTTTTGCTTCAGCTGCTGTGGTAAATCAGAG GTATCAGAAGTCCCAGAAAAGTCTGCCACAGACTTCAATATGGGGGCTGACAACCAGACATTCACAGACGTTGCAATGAAAAGCAAAGATCCTGAAAAAGCCACCAAACTGTGA
- the tshba gene encoding thyroid stimulating hormone subunit beta a — MFRQSSHRSPHLWSSSQVDLGKKIPLLDMETAVFTCWLLFLMFSPAVPMCLPTDFTMYVERPECDYCVAINTTICMGFCYSKDSNLRDPFRTRFMIQRGCTYDKVEYRAAILPGCPVDSNPVFTYPVALSCHCGDCRTDRDECAHRASAGGARCTKPVRRLYPYPGQSNYIIPF; from the exons ATGTTCAGACAATCATCCCACAGGTCCCCACATCTCTGGAGCAG TTCCCAAGTTGATTTGGGAAAGAAAATCCCTTTGCTTGACATGGAGACTGCAGTGTTCACCTGCTGGCTCCTTTTCCTGATGTTCAGCCCAGCTGTTCCCATGTGTTTACCCACAGACTTCACCATGTATGTGGAAAGGCCGGAGTGTGACTACTGTGTGGCGATCAACACAACCATCTGCATGGGATTTTGCTACTCAAAG GACAGCAACCTGAGGGACCCATTCCGCACACGCTTCATGATCCAGCGAGGCTGTACCTATGACAAGGTGGAATACCGTGCAGCCATACTGCCCGGCTGCCCCGTCGACTCAAACCCCGTCTTTACCTACCCCGTGGCCCTCAGCTGCCACTGTGGGGACTGCAGGACCGACAGAGATGAGTGTGCACACAGGGCCAGCGCTGGCGGAGCTCGCTGTACCAAACCAGTAAGACGTCTCTACCCATACCCTGGCCAGAGCAACTACATAATCCCTTTCTGA